Within the Gigantopelta aegis isolate Gae_Host chromosome 8, Gae_host_genome, whole genome shotgun sequence genome, the region ttcagggatcgatagctgattgtaacagctaatttgataataaatttgatcgttctaccaacaacgaaaattaccaaatattgcaatatgaatcgtagttcgggtttaaaaaaaaattctggtcagaaaaccactgttatcgggaataatggacataaatactggacagttggccacaaatgcccgtaagtaaacgcaactttttcgattttttgcctaattttaatcaccattagccgatctaaaataataaaaattacaaaaaaagacacgaaaataatacttaccgattcatatatgaactttatttcatgtatttatgaaacatttaagtgtatatatatgcgagtaaaaattataaacttgtacccactcaatgtggtttttgttaaaaattaatccagtagtctaaaggttagaacatgttttattttataaaataaataatttgtaatgtaaaactgaagactgatttagttttttaaattttataaataaataaataatttttgatgtaaaattgaagactatAACCcgccccgtacgtattggtatggttcgctgtactgcagccactaaaatagactcgcccgatatttttagaatttgtatgctcccaaataacgttataaaaggcgaagtgtgatttgtcaatatttaaattattatttacagacgaaatgttacctggacattggggactacgcagtgttgttagttttaaatcactggcaggattctgcaagtaaggttttgattggtggacatgagctccaactggctgtctttagatccacatgtaatagtggagctaattttaattagattgactattgtcatgcccgacggctagtgaaaaaaaagaggagtCAAATGTTGCTggtaagtctattttgtaaatatgaatatcctgccccctcgGAAAGTGTACCGCCCGTTCCCCACATTAGTTATCGAtctaaagagggattttttgatggggtatatatagaaaagtgGGGCATGgggccctaaccctaactctatccctaaccctaactctatccctaaccctaaccctaaactattataaatgatGGGGGGAACGGGTGGAGCTCTCGCCATACCACATACATTTTCTCCTGGGTAAAATCTAAGACCCAGTTGTTTGGCCAGAACTTGTCCTGCATGTACAAAGGTGCCTTCATGCTCATAAATCTTGCGATGCTTTCCTTTAGttcgttttcttttatttctcaCAGGCTTAGCAAATCGGACTGAAATAAGGCCACCTAGACCTGAAAATACAATCATGCATTTGTTATGAAATGTTGAATAGAATAccatgtaatgtaatgtagaaTACCCAGTACATATGTAACTGTAAGTGAATCTAATCATCTTTTCTTAAATCTGCCAATccatctatatataataaatatttgccACTGATTCAATGACAATTGGGAAGGAGGTGCAGGAAcgttatgtttattataatattgtgttacaATTTGCTATCATGCAAGTTTGAGAGATCGCTACACCATTCCAAAATGTGAAAAAGTAGTTGGTAATGAATTTCCATGAATTAAAAACTATTGCTAatccaaataataatataaaaaaattccctGAGGTGCATGTCACGTCTTCTCGAAATTAggttattaatgaaaatacacaaaatattcaCAGTCACACTTCAAAAACTGAAGTCTTTGCCACTATCTAATTAAGTTTAATAtcatcatattaaatatataaaaaactacattttacaatatacaataaattTACAATATGTTAAAATACTATGTTTAAGAAACGTTATTATGGCAACCTGGCGAAAAGTTTGACAGCAATGAACTTGAAACTCTTGCGATGGAAGCAGCCATATTTAATGTTCCCGGATATGCGTATTAATATCTTAATAAGCATTGCGTATTATAAagtaatattataaacaaattatatttaaaaatgttcagAGACGAATCTAAATTgtgttaatgttatatataataaataaaaactatatgtaaaattttataattgtaCCAACTATTAAGATCTATATTTCTGTGGAAATTAAGAATCCATCCCAGGAAGTTGCAAAGCGGCTTGGCGGGTTCTCACGAAAATGAATTTTGTGTCGCTAGATGCAGAACTTGCTCAAGTGTCAGTTGTATTTCCCAATGCTGACAGAGATGCAATACTACGAGATCTCTCTTTCACAGAAAGCGCCGAGGAAACAATCAACAGAATTTTAGATGGGAGGGTtagaataacattttaaatatcgGTTTGTCACCGTAAAAACATGCTGATGATTAtgatataatcatatatatatcgAGAATCGAAATCCGTTGTAATAGGCCTGCGTCTACGAATTGCTTAATAAACTTTTGGCATTATGGTTGCATTAAAATTAATGGAAatcttaattattaatacaataacatcACAGAACACCTACAGAATCTCAAGTATACTATTTAG harbors:
- the LOC121378515 gene encoding 50S ribosomal protein L27-like, encoding MAASIARVSSSLLSNFSPGLGGLISVRFAKPVRNKRKRTKGKHRKIYEHEGTFVHAGQVLAKQLGLRFYPGENVKLGRDNTLYAITDGKVLISAESLSPYPDSPLYGPVQNGLVIKKKFIHVLCPPLLGKFRLVSQI